A single genomic interval of Aegicerativicinus sediminis harbors:
- the epsC gene encoding serine O-acetyltransferase EpsC, with protein sequence MSFNIRIKDSVNQFTKRMFYVLFDEDRSEELMSLNELFQTISHSLEIPNGVDVWEDFCHQIPEIRNQIDLDAKAIERHDPASKSVREVYLSYPGFYAIAIYRLSNSLLKLGVPIVPRMMSEYVHGKTGIDIHPGATIGKSFFIDHGTGIVIGETSIIKDNVKIYQGVTLGGIQVKKELAATKRHPTIEDNVTIYANATILGGEIVIGADSIIGANVWITRSVPPNSLVTYKTEINITQRKGDK encoded by the coding sequence ATGAGTTTCAATATACGTATAAAAGATTCCGTCAATCAGTTCACCAAACGCATGTTTTATGTGTTGTTCGATGAAGATAGATCGGAAGAATTAATGTCGCTAAATGAGTTATTCCAAACAATTTCGCACTCATTAGAAATTCCTAACGGGGTAGATGTTTGGGAGGACTTTTGCCATCAGATTCCAGAAATTCGAAATCAAATTGATTTGGATGCAAAGGCTATTGAAAGACACGATCCTGCCTCGAAAAGTGTAAGGGAGGTTTATCTTTCATACCCCGGGTTTTATGCCATTGCTATTTATCGACTTAGTAATTCCCTTTTAAAATTAGGAGTACCTATTGTTCCTAGAATGATGAGTGAATATGTGCATGGAAAGACGGGTATTGATATTCACCCTGGGGCGACCATAGGAAAATCATTTTTTATAGACCATGGTACAGGTATTGTCATTGGAGAAACATCGATTATTAAAGACAATGTGAAAATTTATCAGGGTGTCACCTTGGGAGGTATACAAGTAAAAAAAGAATTAGCTGCAACAAAGCGTCACCCAACAATAGAGGATAATGTAACAATTTATGCCAATGCCACAATATTAGGTGGTGAGATAGTAATAGGGGCTGATAGCATTATTGGAGCCAACGTTTGGATTACTAGATCAGTTCCGCCAAATTCATTGGTTACCTATAAAACAGAGATTAATATTACCCAGAGAAAAGGTGATAAGTAA
- a CDS encoding NAD(P)/FAD-dependent oxidoreductase has translation MIRTDILIIGAGPTGLFTVFEAGLLKMKCHLIDALPQPGGQCAEIYPKKPIYDIPGFPEVLAGDLVKNLLEQGKQFEPGFTLGERAETIEKLEDGSFIVTTNKGTKHNAPVVAIAGGLGSFEPRKPLIEGIERFEDKGISYIIKDPQVFRNKRVVISGGGDSALDWSIFLSKIASEVTLIHRRNEFRGALDSVEKVKELKLLGKINLITPAEVTDVHGKDHLEALTVASDGQEFQLEADHFIPLFGLSPKLGPIGDWGLEIEKNAIKVDTLDYQTNIPGIFAIGDVNTYEGKLKLILCGFHEATLMCQSAYKIINPGKRYVLKYTTVSGIDGFDGSRKEAPKAVVQAI, from the coding sequence ATGATTAGAACGGATATACTTATAATAGGAGCTGGACCTACTGGATTATTCACTGTTTTTGAAGCAGGTTTATTAAAAATGAAATGCCATTTAATTGACGCACTGCCGCAGCCTGGTGGTCAATGTGCTGAAATTTATCCTAAGAAACCAATTTATGATATACCAGGATTTCCCGAGGTTCTTGCTGGTGATCTAGTAAAAAACCTTTTGGAGCAAGGAAAACAGTTCGAACCTGGATTTACTCTTGGAGAACGTGCTGAAACTATTGAAAAATTAGAAGATGGTTCTTTCATTGTAACCACGAATAAAGGTACTAAACATAATGCCCCGGTTGTTGCAATTGCTGGTGGTTTGGGTTCGTTTGAACCTAGAAAACCTTTAATTGAAGGTATAGAGCGATTTGAAGATAAAGGCATTTCATATATAATCAAAGATCCACAAGTTTTTAGAAACAAGCGAGTGGTGATTTCTGGAGGAGGTGATTCTGCTTTAGATTGGAGTATTTTCTTATCTAAAATTGCATCTGAAGTCACCTTAATCCATAGAAGAAATGAATTCAGGGGAGCACTTGATTCTGTTGAAAAGGTTAAGGAACTGAAGCTTCTTGGAAAAATAAATTTGATTACTCCTGCAGAGGTAACTGATGTTCATGGAAAAGATCATTTAGAGGCGTTAACGGTTGCTTCTGATGGACAAGAATTTCAGCTAGAAGCCGACCATTTTATTCCTTTATTCGGACTTTCACCTAAACTTGGGCCAATTGGAGATTGGGGACTAGAAATTGAAAAGAATGCTATAAAGGTCGATACCTTGGATTACCAAACAAACATTCCAGGAATTTTTGCCATAGGTGATGTAAATACGTATGAAGGAAAACTAAAATTGATTTTATGTGGGTTCCATGAAGCAACTTTAATGTGTCAATCTGCCTATAAAATCATTAATCCAGGCAAAAGGTATGTGCTTAAATATACTACCGTTAGTGGTATAGATGGGTTTGATGGATCTAGAAAAGAGGCGCCAAAAGCCGTTGTTCAAGCAATTTAA
- a CDS encoding precorrin-2 dehydrogenase/sirohydrochlorin ferrochelatase family protein: MERNNLYPIFLKLRELNILIVGGGNVAEEKLHFLLKSSPDAQVSLVAPMFRTSTLKLAKSVNAQIIYGEYRDYMLLDKHIVIATTDKKDVNEQVYKDCKERNILVNVADNPPFCDFYMGGIVTKGNVKMAISTNGKSPTAAKRLRQFFEESLPDSLDELVTNLNTYRYTLANDFEHRVEQLNKVTKSLITNKEIKYD, encoded by the coding sequence ATGGAACGAAATAACCTTTATCCAATTTTCTTAAAGCTTCGCGAGTTAAATATCCTAATCGTGGGTGGTGGAAATGTTGCAGAAGAAAAACTTCATTTTCTTCTGAAGTCTAGTCCAGATGCACAAGTTAGTCTAGTTGCACCTATGTTCAGAACATCCACACTTAAACTGGCAAAGTCGGTAAATGCACAGATCATTTATGGAGAATACCGCGATTATATGTTGTTAGATAAACATATCGTTATAGCTACAACAGATAAAAAGGATGTAAATGAGCAAGTCTACAAAGACTGTAAGGAGCGAAATATTTTGGTGAATGTTGCTGACAATCCACCCTTTTGTGATTTTTATATGGGGGGAATCGTTACCAAGGGAAATGTGAAAATGGCTATTTCCACCAATGGCAAATCACCAACGGCTGCTAAAAGATTAAGACAATTTTTTGAAGAGTCCTTGCCCGATTCATTGGATGAATTGGTTACAAACCTAAATACTTACCGATATACCCTAGCAAATGATTTTGAGCATCGCGTAGAACAATTAAATAAAGTCACCAAATCTTTGATTACAAATAAAGAAATTAAATATGATTAG
- the cobA gene encoding uroporphyrinogen-III C-methyltransferase: protein MLNRDTTPKLTVVGAGPGDPDLITLKAIKTLKEANVVLYDALVNEDLLSYVNPNAETIFVGKRKGCYAYHQDQINDLIINRAFSKGHVVRLKGGDPFIFGRGAEEIDYARQFGLQTAVVPGISSSAAVPAYQGIPLTKRGASESFWVITGTTKSHKISQDVALAAASTATVVILMGMSKLSEIVQSYKKVGKHETPIAIIQNGTTLLEKVGIGTIEDIEKIVEKEQLSSPAIIVIGEVVRQRVILDQISKEEFNNNNIYQQLPI, encoded by the coding sequence ATGCTGAATAGAGATACTACCCCAAAACTTACAGTAGTTGGTGCCGGACCAGGTGACCCTGATTTAATCACCTTAAAGGCGATTAAGACTTTGAAAGAGGCAAATGTAGTTCTTTATGACGCTTTGGTGAATGAGGATTTGTTGAGTTATGTAAATCCGAATGCGGAAACCATTTTTGTTGGTAAACGAAAAGGTTGCTATGCGTATCACCAAGACCAAATAAATGATTTAATTATCAACAGGGCTTTTAGTAAAGGCCATGTCGTAAGACTTAAAGGCGGTGATCCCTTCATTTTTGGGAGAGGGGCTGAAGAAATTGATTATGCTAGGCAATTTGGACTTCAAACTGCTGTTGTGCCAGGAATATCTTCTTCGGCTGCAGTGCCGGCTTACCAAGGAATTCCTTTAACAAAAAGAGGTGCCTCCGAAAGTTTTTGGGTAATTACCGGCACAACTAAATCCCATAAAATCTCTCAAGACGTTGCTTTGGCGGCGGCCTCGACTGCGACTGTGGTGATTCTTATGGGTATGAGTAAATTGTCTGAAATTGTTCAATCTTATAAAAAGGTTGGTAAACATGAAACCCCAATAGCCATCATTCAAAATGGAACTACCCTTTTAGAAAAAGTAGGTATAGGGACTATTGAGGACATAGAAAAAATTGTAGAAAAAGAACAATTGAGCTCGCCTGCAATTATCGTAATAGGTGAGGTAGTAAGACAGAGAGTAATTCTTGATCAAATTTCCAAAGAAGAATTCAATAATAATAATATTTATCAACAACTTCCAATATAA